In Gallus gallus isolate bGalGal1 chromosome 6, bGalGal1.mat.broiler.GRCg7b, whole genome shotgun sequence, a single genomic region encodes these proteins:
- the C10orf88 gene encoding ATPase PAAT isoform X2 — protein MASGGALGPAPDPPGVAVGCSWPCVPPDGLARALCLRRGAGRDEASGEAVAVERRAGGGDAPCVLQLECRPGAERVAAVGVVSEARHMEVYVGEEYCGTGRGVSAGVLQPPGQTETVTLYEKYLKLECPATSCRIKLLSIGSSIDLDRVQTIMESMGSKLSPGAQQLMDMVRYQQKNSLPLGDRLSWMLGKNSDFGNEHPVDGLHGAGIQTSLHQSVSESPSVRNPLTSETGCENLNLDLEAQVPDREDASNSIELNTQQNTVDLRNDFKAMGSLLMQEQTDRIRNIAAPQMLLPFLQNLCSQVNHLRLKDGERHLDKNVVTKEEGIQTVGIEQQPICSYLEKIISKNMDLMEKKLTDYIDRQIQALQAHIDDKMVLLADLVQNSKQNKISQAHYDSNEGFSNGER, from the exons ATGGCGAGTGGCGGCGCGCTGGGCCCTGCGCCTGATCCGCCCGGCGTGGCGGTGGGCTGCTCGTGGCCCTGCGTGCCGCCCGACGGCCTGGCCCGAGCGCTGTGcctgcggcgcggggcgggccgcGATGAGGCGAG CGGCGAGGCCGTGGCGGTggagcggcgggcgggcggcggcgacGCGCCGTGCGTGCTGCAGCTGGAGTGCCGGCCGGGCGCCGAGCGGGTGGCGGCCGTCGGCGTGGTGAGCGAGGCCCGGCACATGGAGGTGTACGTGGGCGAGGAGTACTGCGGCACCGGGCGCGGGGTGAGCGCGGGCGTCCTGCAGCCCCCGGG TCAAACTGAAACTGTGACTTTATACGAAAAGTACCTGAAATTGGAATGCCCGGCGACCTCCTGTAGGATTAAG CTGCTCTCCATTG GATCAAGCATAGATCTAGACAGAGTGCAAACTATAATGGAATCTATGGGATCTAAGTTGTCTCCAGGTGCTCAGCAACTCATGGACATGGTCCGATATCAGCAGAAA AACAGTTTACCTCTTGGAGACAGACTTAGCTGGATGCTTGGGAAGAACTCAGACTTTGGAAACGAGCATCCAGTAGATGGATTACATGGTGCAGGCATTCAGACATCACTACATCAATCAGTCAGTGAATCTCCGTCTGTCAGAAATCCCTTAACAAGTGAAACAGGATGTGAAAACTTAAATCTTGATCTGGAAGCACAGGTTCCTGACAGAGAGGATGCTTCTAACTCTATAGAACTTAATACACAGCAGAATACAGTTGACctcagaaatgattttaaagctATGGGGTCTTTGCTTATGCAGGAGCAAACAGACAGAATCCGGAACATTGCTGCTCCACAGatgcttcttccttttcttcagaactTATGTAGTCAAGTTAATCATCTTCGGCTAAAAGATGGTGAGAGGCATCTTGATAAAAACGTGGTGACTAAAGAAGAAGGCATTCAAACTGTTGG AATAGAACAACAGCCTATTTGCTCCTATCTGGAGAAGATCATCTCCAAAAATATGGATCTGATGGAGAAAAAACTAACGGACTACATCGATCGCCAAATCCAGGCTCTGCAGGCACACATAGATGATAAAATGGTTCTGTTAGCAGACTTGGTTCAGaactcaaagcaaaacaagatttCACAAGCACACTATGATTCTAACGAGGGATTCTCTAATGGAGAGAGATGA
- the C10orf88 gene encoding ATPase PAAT isoform X3, which translates to MASGGALGPAPDPPGVAVGCSWPCVPPDGLARALCLRRGAGRDEASQTETVTLYEKYLKLECPATSCRIKLLSIGEKQRVLISKIIVQVNTVSAKLATDFPSLGSSIDLDRVQTIMESMGSKLSPGAQQLMDMVRYQQKNSLPLGDRLSWMLGKNSDFGNEHPVDGLHGAGIQTSLHQSVSESPSVRNPLTSETGCENLNLDLEAQVPDREDASNSIELNTQQNTVDLRNDFKAMGSLLMQEQTDRIRNIAAPQMLLPFLQNLCSQVNHLRLKDGERHLDKNVVTKEEGIQTVGIEQQPICSYLEKIISKNMDLMEKKLTDYIDRQIQALQAHIDDKMVLLADLVQNSKQNKISQAHYDSNEGFSNGER; encoded by the exons ATGGCGAGTGGCGGCGCGCTGGGCCCTGCGCCTGATCCGCCCGGCGTGGCGGTGGGCTGCTCGTGGCCCTGCGTGCCGCCCGACGGCCTGGCCCGAGCGCTGTGcctgcggcgcggggcgggccgcGATGAGGCGAG TCAAACTGAAACTGTGACTTTATACGAAAAGTACCTGAAATTGGAATGCCCGGCGACCTCCTGTAGGATTAAG CTGCTCTCCATTGGTGAGAAACAAAGGGTACTCATCAGTAAAATAATTGTACAAGTGAATACAGTTTCAGCAAAACTAGCAACTGATTTTCCTTCACTAGGATCAAGCATAGATCTAGACAGAGTGCAAACTATAATGGAATCTATGGGATCTAAGTTGTCTCCAGGTGCTCAGCAACTCATGGACATGGTCCGATATCAGCAGAAA AACAGTTTACCTCTTGGAGACAGACTTAGCTGGATGCTTGGGAAGAACTCAGACTTTGGAAACGAGCATCCAGTAGATGGATTACATGGTGCAGGCATTCAGACATCACTACATCAATCAGTCAGTGAATCTCCGTCTGTCAGAAATCCCTTAACAAGTGAAACAGGATGTGAAAACTTAAATCTTGATCTGGAAGCACAGGTTCCTGACAGAGAGGATGCTTCTAACTCTATAGAACTTAATACACAGCAGAATACAGTTGACctcagaaatgattttaaagctATGGGGTCTTTGCTTATGCAGGAGCAAACAGACAGAATCCGGAACATTGCTGCTCCACAGatgcttcttccttttcttcagaactTATGTAGTCAAGTTAATCATCTTCGGCTAAAAGATGGTGAGAGGCATCTTGATAAAAACGTGGTGACTAAAGAAGAAGGCATTCAAACTGTTGG AATAGAACAACAGCCTATTTGCTCCTATCTGGAGAAGATCATCTCCAAAAATATGGATCTGATGGAGAAAAAACTAACGGACTACATCGATCGCCAAATCCAGGCTCTGCAGGCACACATAGATGATAAAATGGTTCTGTTAGCAGACTTGGTTCAGaactcaaagcaaaacaagatttCACAAGCACACTATGATTCTAACGAGGGATTCTCTAATGGAGAGAGATGA
- the C10orf88 gene encoding ATPase PAAT isoform X1, producing MASGGALGPAPDPPGVAVGCSWPCVPPDGLARALCLRRGAGRDEASGEAVAVERRAGGGDAPCVLQLECRPGAERVAAVGVVSEARHMEVYVGEEYCGTGRGVSAGVLQPPGQTETVTLYEKYLKLECPATSCRIKLLSIGEKQRVLISKIIVQVNTVSAKLATDFPSLGSSIDLDRVQTIMESMGSKLSPGAQQLMDMVRYQQKNSLPLGDRLSWMLGKNSDFGNEHPVDGLHGAGIQTSLHQSVSESPSVRNPLTSETGCENLNLDLEAQVPDREDASNSIELNTQQNTVDLRNDFKAMGSLLMQEQTDRIRNIAAPQMLLPFLQNLCSQVNHLRLKDGERHLDKNVVTKEEGIQTVGIEQQPICSYLEKIISKNMDLMEKKLTDYIDRQIQALQAHIDDKMVLLADLVQNSKQNKISQAHYDSNEGFSNGER from the exons ATGGCGAGTGGCGGCGCGCTGGGCCCTGCGCCTGATCCGCCCGGCGTGGCGGTGGGCTGCTCGTGGCCCTGCGTGCCGCCCGACGGCCTGGCCCGAGCGCTGTGcctgcggcgcggggcgggccgcGATGAGGCGAG CGGCGAGGCCGTGGCGGTggagcggcgggcgggcggcggcgacGCGCCGTGCGTGCTGCAGCTGGAGTGCCGGCCGGGCGCCGAGCGGGTGGCGGCCGTCGGCGTGGTGAGCGAGGCCCGGCACATGGAGGTGTACGTGGGCGAGGAGTACTGCGGCACCGGGCGCGGGGTGAGCGCGGGCGTCCTGCAGCCCCCGGG TCAAACTGAAACTGTGACTTTATACGAAAAGTACCTGAAATTGGAATGCCCGGCGACCTCCTGTAGGATTAAG CTGCTCTCCATTGGTGAGAAACAAAGGGTACTCATCAGTAAAATAATTGTACAAGTGAATACAGTTTCAGCAAAACTAGCAACTGATTTTCCTTCACTAGGATCAAGCATAGATCTAGACAGAGTGCAAACTATAATGGAATCTATGGGATCTAAGTTGTCTCCAGGTGCTCAGCAACTCATGGACATGGTCCGATATCAGCAGAAA AACAGTTTACCTCTTGGAGACAGACTTAGCTGGATGCTTGGGAAGAACTCAGACTTTGGAAACGAGCATCCAGTAGATGGATTACATGGTGCAGGCATTCAGACATCACTACATCAATCAGTCAGTGAATCTCCGTCTGTCAGAAATCCCTTAACAAGTGAAACAGGATGTGAAAACTTAAATCTTGATCTGGAAGCACAGGTTCCTGACAGAGAGGATGCTTCTAACTCTATAGAACTTAATACACAGCAGAATACAGTTGACctcagaaatgattttaaagctATGGGGTCTTTGCTTATGCAGGAGCAAACAGACAGAATCCGGAACATTGCTGCTCCACAGatgcttcttccttttcttcagaactTATGTAGTCAAGTTAATCATCTTCGGCTAAAAGATGGTGAGAGGCATCTTGATAAAAACGTGGTGACTAAAGAAGAAGGCATTCAAACTGTTGG AATAGAACAACAGCCTATTTGCTCCTATCTGGAGAAGATCATCTCCAAAAATATGGATCTGATGGAGAAAAAACTAACGGACTACATCGATCGCCAAATCCAGGCTCTGCAGGCACACATAGATGATAAAATGGTTCTGTTAGCAGACTTGGTTCAGaactcaaagcaaaacaagatttCACAAGCACACTATGATTCTAACGAGGGATTCTCTAATGGAGAGAGATGA